One Pectinophora gossypiella chromosome 10, ilPecGoss1.1, whole genome shotgun sequence genomic window, ATACATGATGGAGGCAGATTTGGAATtaatttttcattcaaatattttagaaaattttgGCCATCCATTTCGTCGTGGTAGTCACCTGTTTTACATTTCGCTTTAAAAACCAGGCCAGCACCACTCACGAAACCATTTTCACTTCCTGCGTGAACTATTACCCACCTTTGGCCAGGGCTGTCATTTTTTCGAACACCCTTATCCCTCGAACTTTGCCAGCATTTGCTTACTGTATAGTGGGCGTGAATCCATGTTTCATCCATATATATCACAGGTTTTTTATCGGGTCCTAATGCATCATTTTCTCTAATGCGTCGCAAATAGCGGGCTCGCCAAGCTTTAATATTGTCTTTTTCTATAAGAATCGATCTGTTTTGACGGCATTTTTTGAACCGATagccaagtttattttttaaaatccgcCTCAAAGTTGTTTTAGATCCTTTAAAATTTAAGTCTTTTTTTGCGGAtgccaatattttatttaacgtgGGTACTTCTTTACGCACATCGTAAATAGAATTAACAATATTTCCGATGGCACAGATATCAAAATTGTCAATGGGGACTCTAGTATTATGTAGACCACGTCTCCCTTTGCTGGGTGTCCGAATTCTTGtcttcttctcctcagcaagttgaccttaaaaaacaaaaataattctcagcattaataaaaacattgaacATTGCAGTTATCatcggatattagccgtaacatatcGAGAATATCTaagaagtacctatttataagcatattttattccttatttttataaaagaaataatttgtattatacatataaatcttattataagattaaaacttaattttcgTTTCCAAAAGAAAGATTTAGTTCAAAAATGGAATGAAAATATTTCCCATTagttgttttttacagaagatagCCTATATGGGCTATGAGCTTTTGCATGCTAAAAGCTAggcgaaaataacttaaaaagaaaaacaaagaactAGCGATAAACTAGAACTCCGCGCCACAAAAGAAGTCCCGTGGATGAGGTCGTTGCACGTCAAAGGCGGCCATCTTGAGACACGAAAAAGAACTCTATTGCAAAGAAATAAGAAAAGTCAAATTTAGTTCCACAATatgccgcgggacttctttcgtttCAATCTAGGCAACATGGtcttattttatgaattagGTATGATCTTAGCCTGCTCCACACTAACTGgacgaatttaaaaaaaaaataacatcaatcgTGTAATATtgaggttattttattatttctcgtAAATTATAGATTTcttcacaaaaactatttaatgtCTATACTTGTGTACAAAATCATGCCGCGGGTTACTAATGACATACCCTTGTTAAAtacgaaaaatatattacataccttctttttttattttcacaataGTGCTAACAGATAAACCCGTGGCCATGGCGGCGCGAGCGTTTGCGTATTGAAACGGATGATACCGTTCcaaatttttttcttcttggaAGTATTTGATGACGTTATAAACAATATCACGTGCATCACTTCGAAGAACCTTGCCTCGTTTTCCAGAAGTCGTCATAATGACCACGTATCAACACGGCACTTAAAAGTTGGGTTAGGAATTTGGAAACAAACAGCGTCGTGAGCGTCGTAGCAGCGGAAGAGCAAAACCAGActgattcattttttttttgtatacggTACGCCCGTGTGTGAGTAAAGACAGCAATAGCGTGCGAGTGAGAGAGAACGATGAGTGACGCCATTTTCGATTCGTTTCTTTAATGGCGCGGCTTATACCTTgtgttgtttatattaataaaagatattaattacattgaAGTCGTCGTATGATTTTATAACCAAAAGGACCGGCTAACACGCTACAATACCTGGTGTCAGAAGTGTAAGTGAACTGGATTCACATCGTCGTGAAATAAGTAATGTCAACAAGTCGCCGCCTCGCCGCTTACAAACATGTCGGAAGATCAAAAACCCAAGAAATTATCGGGAATGTCATGTCCGCAGCCCATGTTGATGACTGGTAATTTAGCACAACAATGGAAGAAATGGGTGCAATCCTTCAAATTTTACATGCGCGCGTCCGGCATGGATGAAGAAAGCGATGGCAGAAAGGTAGCTTTATTTTTACATGTCATTGGGGAAAAAGGTGTGGATGTATTTAACACGTTCGGAAAAGACGAAGACAAAGTTAAATACGACGAGCTCATCGAGTTGTTTCAAAATCATTTTGCCCCAAAAGCTAACCTAACTTATGAATGTCACAATTTTTTCACATATAAACAAAGTGAAAACGAGTCGCTGGATGATTTTGCATGTGCACTAAAACTAAGGTCTCAAAACTGCGAGCTAGGAAAGCTGCAGGAACGTCTTGTCAAAATAATGTTCATATGCAACATGCATCAAAAGTACAACTATATCC contains:
- the LOC126370238 gene encoding uncharacterized protein LOC126370238 translates to MTTSGKRGKVLRSDARDIVYNVIKYFQEEKNLERYHPFQYANARAAMATGLSVSTIVKIKKEGQLAEEKKTRIRTPSKGRRGLHNTRVPIDNFDICAIGNIVNSIYDVRKEVPTLNKILASAKKDLNFKGSKTTLRRILKNKLGYRFKKCRQNRSILIEKDNIKAWRARYLRRIRENDALGPDKKPVIYMDETWIHAHYTVSKCWQSSRDKGVRKNDSPGQRWVIVHAGSENGFVSGAGLVFKAKCKTGDYHDEMDGQNFLKYLNEKLIPNLPPSCILVLDNASYHSMQLDKAPTTATRKDDVKKFMKEHNITYREEWTKAELLTELKKQMPEKKYVVDELLKSHGHEVLRLPPYNCDLNPIEHIWNLLKQRVADKNVEQHENKIEQLTKDAISSITAEDWKKQINHIKRVEETYWTRDVTNETEIDDFIIRVGMDSSDDSSSETDTSAEERDSEMSGIEEIDYDDPGEGTSTSTKTGERPSTSQN